The sequence below is a genomic window from Coffea arabica cultivar ET-39 chromosome 8e, Coffea Arabica ET-39 HiFi, whole genome shotgun sequence.
ACATTTAGTAGTAGTATAAATATAAAACACAGCTCTTCAAGATTCTTACCAATCCTCTCGAGTTTTAAACACATCATCTCATATATTTTTTacccccaaaaagaaaaaaaaaggagagaaaatgcATTGCATTTTATGAGTGATAGATACTATATTGCAGCAGCAGTGGGTGTGGATTAATCAATGCACAGCATCCTGAAGACATACATGTATGATCATCATTTGACAAGTCCCGACAATTTGGAAATCTCTGCCTTGCCTCCCAACGTAATTATTTACGGTATCCCTCCCCCCCAATTAGCCTTTTCTGCATTTATGTTTTCTGCTTCTGCTGATTGATTGATCTTTATTGCTCCTTGTTCCTAAATAATAATAGGACTTTAATTGCGGTGGGTAAAGGCGGCCTCACCATGGTCAAAATGATCGCTGGATTGACAACAACTAAATTTGTTTTCTCCATGCATGCATGGCTGCCTGCATTTAGGAACCGATTTCCACTAATCAAAAACCTCACCATATTCTCTAGTACAGAATTCTCTGATGCACCGTCCGGGCAAAGAGCAGCTGAGTTGTCGATGATCGCTCGATCGCATCATATTctctttcttaaaaaaaaaaaaaaaattctccagCTGTACCACCAGGGCGCCCTCTCATTAGTGGAGTGTAaataaggttgtgtttggattataattttttttaaaaattttgtttagaaaataaACTATAACGAATTAATATATGtatgataaaaaattaattaaaaatatatttttaaaaaaaaatgtagagaTTTTTGGCAAGTAAGGGAAATCTCCACATCCGCCTCACAGGTCAGCCAGCCACCTGCCATATGGCAATTATTAGATGCTACAAGTTACACGGACCTACTTATTACCATTCCTAATTCAGGATTTGCTCCAGGAGTTGGCCGCCTACTTATTCAGGATTTGCGTATATTCCGTGGCGTATAAGTCTTTATCTAACAACAACAATTGATTTGTTTTctgtaatttattttttctttctttagggTACAAATGTCGGGTTGGAAAAGCGTATGTCTCAAGTATCGCCCACATCGCTTACACACGTAGCTTCTCCTGCTTTAGTTTACACTTCAACGGACCTTGTGCAGCAGGTACGTTTTCATTTTCATAAATATATTACTATTGTATATGATCAAATTCCGAACAAACGTTTACTACCACTTACATGcgaataccaacaagtttctaTCTTTTTTCACCGACTTCGGATTTTTTTAATATTCTAATCAGGGGTGCTCTGGAACGCTCgataatatataattaaatcatCATACTTAGCTGACCTTATTACGTGAACTTACACATTCATATTTAATGCATACTCCGTATTTAGattagggttgcaaacgaatcgaaccgCTCGCaagcggctcgagtcaaactcgactcgaactcgatcaATATCGAGCTACTCGACTTCAAAATATTAagttcgttagctcgcgagctcgagtgtatatatatatatatatattattttaaatatatatattttttaaattttaaaattttaagtatatatattttttatatttttaaatttttataataaaattacatatatatccttaatattgtattatttattaagaaaaaaaattattttatttattttttaaaaataaaataattattttttatttttttcgagctcgagtttgaaatTGTCAGCTCgttgagctcgaactcgagttcgagttcaatgAAATTATGTCGATACTCGACTCGATTAGGCCAAAgttcgactcgactcggctcgtttgcagtcctaatttagatattttgtctaaatcaatttcatttttattaaaaaatttgacATCTGAGACCCCCTCTTAACTTGTTAGCTGCATCTTCTTTCACGCAGTATAGAGATTACGAAAATCTAATATAGAGGATTCAACGTGTTCTTTGGTACTCGTGAAATAAGTGGATTTTATGTTATGCTACTAAACTATTTGGCAAAAGACTACTTAATTAAGCAAGACAACTAATCTTCCATTGcgattttgtccttaaaaaaaaGAGACTTTATATGAAATGTATGGAAGAGAAGAAAGGCTATTGGAAGACATGTTtgaaaaatacaataaaatGTTCTTCTAAATCAAAATGCCTTTCCAGATGGGCTAATAATTGTCTCGACATAATGTGTTGCCCGTATTCATGATAATGACTCGATATCGTATGAGGTTTCACACATATTCAGGGATTTTGTCGATGAAAAGCGACTCCTAAGCCAAAGACGGTGACAGAGACTATTAGGCCAGCCGATCGTCTCGtcccttcccttcccttcccttccTCTTTCTTAAAGGTAGCGACTGAGAGGCTGCCAGATAGCAGACAGGATGATCAATTAGGATCATGAACAATGTCCAGTCCTTATCggcgtctttttttttttttaagattcaaaaaaaaattatatatatatcgtATGTGTATAGCACCCGTACTGaacagaaacaaaaaaaaagtaacgtGGATGAGTTTCCTTAATTTCTAGGAGAAGGAGCCgctaaataaatattttaaatcaTTTGTTCGGAAATTACCTTCTGTCTCGTATGTGTATATAACTTATACGTGTATTGATGGATTGATAACACAAGTAAATTGATAACGATTGCTTGATCAGTCCAATCAACAAAATTCAAATCTTTCTAATTCCTCTCCTATCAGTAAATTTGTACGCGCAAATTCTGGACGGACGTACTTTTAGGCAAAGACTAGTAGAAGTACTACACTATATTTCAAAACCAACCCAAAAAGATGTACTAGTAGAAGTAGTAATATGTGCTGAAGAACAAGTGCAAAGTATTTTTTTGGTCCCTGCAGTTTAtgactaaattttttttttctttttttgggctTTGGTTGTTGCACTTATTTGCATCTTCCAAATTGAGATTCTTGCATGTAAATCTTCTTCTACTTGCAAAACGATGCCGACCATTTcgtctttttctttcattttcaatCACTCCCAGTCTATTATACACTCAATAATAATCGTGTAGATGAAGAGCGTAAAGGTAATCATTTTGCagtagaaagatggaaaaggCAAAAGAAGAAGACATCTTTGCCTGTTTGGTGCCAGGTAAAATTGATGCTATATCCTATTTGTAGCAAGGCAAGAGATTGCTGTCCTATGCGATCAAATTGTGGGTTTAAGTGGTAAGCTAATCATTAACCAAAATCCTTAGTCAAATCCCACTGAAGACTAGAACCTGTTAAAATGGTAGGAGCAGTCAAATCCCATTATTGATTATCCCACACTACAGCTTCGGTCCGTCTGATATTCAATCTTCATTATTAATTGGTGGTTTGGCCTTTACGTGAGAGATTTATCGAAGAGAAAAATGCACACAGTCTACTATGACCCCGTGTACTTCTCCTCCTTGTTTATTTATGTATAGGTCTTAAAGGGGCAATTATGTCACTTCAAGCTTGTTTGGATTATGagtttttgacaacaaaaaaaaattctaaaaatgttCTTTTTTTGAAGCTTAATTTTGTTAGGCATAAGCTTTTTGGAAACcttttctaaaaatattcctttaacatattttttaaattatttttttatttcatatatacataATTATAGTGTGTATTTTGCTATAAAAACTCTCATAGACTCCAATCTACGTAGACTTCTCGTTTGGATTGATATTTTTAAgagcttttgtaaaaaaaatatgctatagcaatttgatgtaccagagataaaataataattaagaaatatgtacacgaaaaatattaaattttcctgcaaaaaattacaatccaaacgaGTTTAAGTATTATATTTGTAAGGAGAGTGAGTGAGAGAATATATTAACTTTAATTTGAGTTAAGTAATGTATAGTTGTTAGTAAgtgcttaataaattattagtAGCGGTCCAAAGTTTCAACAGACAAATAAAACCGCACCACCGGTCTCAGTCTCTACTCTCTTCTGGTCTCTCCCTGCCATCTGTCATGTGTCAATCGTCACCAAACTTGCCACATGTCTTGTgcttaatttaataaatttccCGATCTCAACTTTTAACCATTGCCTCTTTTGTCCCATTTTGATTCATTCATGACTAATCCTAACCAGGCACCACACCTTGCTTGATACAGTTAAAATAGTTCAATATCACAGCAGCGTTGAGCAACGTGAGCAGTAGTACattttcttgaggattttgatcTAAAAGATCTATTTCTAACACACACGTACCGTTGATACACGTTGTTGCAGCAGGGACTTACGGAAACATCGCCGTTAAGAAAGCAAAAAGCTATTCATTTGATTACTACTCGCTGCAATGTCATGCCTTAGCATCTCCAGGAGGGGGTCTCAGCTATTCTCCCTTGTCCccatttttctcttcctctctTCCGCTTCCGTTTCCTTCTCATCTGGAGAAGATGCTCCACTGTTTCCTACATCCCACAGGATGCCCACTTCAGGTAATAATTCTTTCTGTTAGCAGCATTTCTTTCATAAAAACACACTGTCTTTTTCCTTGTCTATTTTTTCCCCCCAAGATGCTCAATTCATCTGCGATGGGGACTTTTTATTGAAATTTCAGGGGCATTTCTCGAAAGAAATTATGGGGTGGTGGTGTCTTGGAGAGCAAAAAGGTTTCTTGCTGAGAACTCTAGTACTACTACTGGAAGTAGCGGTGACGAAGAGCCTCCCTTGAACTCTTCCCTTGTTTTGGCTGCAAAGAGGACTTACAGAAAAGATCCTCTGGATGACTTCAACAAGTATTCTGGTGGATGGAACATCAGGAATAAACATTACTGGGCTGTAAGTCGCTAAAAATATATGTATCAATTTTTATTAaaatctcttcttcttctctctctctctttctcccccccccccccccccccccccccccggcccTTTTTAAATGGTGGAATTAAAGAAAGCATTTTTTTACAGGGTATTATGGAATTTAATTTAGTTAGGGATCCTCTTCTGTATTCATTCGCCTTCTGGTCTTAATATATGGATGAAAGCTCTGAGATGGTTTCAGGAATTACTTTGGACAGAGTGGTTGGTAAAAATTCCCTGCCTTATTGGAAAGGGAAAAGGTCTCTTGCTACAGAGATAGTAGTAGAGTgttatctttctttcttttttttcctttgaaaaaaaggGTGGCTTTTTCTCcggttttgaatttttttgatgGAAAATGTTTGTTCAGGTGCCTGTTTGGGCGCGGCGTAACTTTAAGCTGAGAAAATGTCCCGTGGGAAATTATGAAATCTAACTTTGAAAGTTGGGGCTAATTTTGTGCGAATCGAGTGATTTACAGTACTTTATGTGGAGCTGGCCAGCACTTCCCCGAGTGGAGTGTAGGTTAAAGTCAAAAAGGTTAACTGAAGGATAAAGATTCTTGACAGAAAGGACGTGTAGATACATTATTGGATCTAGTATGAGCATTATATTATTCTGCTAATCAGCTTTCTAAACCCAACCTGGAATCTGAATAATTGTGGGTCCATTAGAGTGGCAAACGCTCTGCAGCTCCATTTTGGCGCCATATTTCTTCGTATCCTGATGTGCTGGATATGATTACTGCTAATTCCAAAGTTAAAACATTATTATTGTGCTTTTCTGTTGAATGCGACTAACCATAGCCACAAGATTTTAGATACGCTTTCAGGCACTAGCAGAACTCAGAATTGTTCTTGCTTTTCCAATTTCTGCTTTATGAACTGTAGGTTGTAGCATTTTAAATTATCTGCAATGCGGCAAGTTCCTTGGACTGCTTCTTCTTGTATTCTCGTGCACTGGAAGTTTGACTATGACTCAAGTGGCAAATGTTTTGCATTGCAATGATGAAATATTGAGCACCAATGCTGATAGCATTTTAAGTTTGGTCGCAACACCTCCTAGTCAACTTGAACTATTGAAACTCCCAAGATTACCTTCTTGATTAATGTTTTAGTTCTATATCAGGTGATACTCCATTGCGTTTCATAGACTAGCATTACTGTAGGAGGATTGCTATTGAAGGTGCTGCTATTAGTCTAGGAGGATTTGTATTCGACAGTTTGTACTGAACTTAATACAACATTCAGATAATCAACTACCATTTGATGtaaaaaaatgtattgtagcgatttgatgtatgtgagataaaaaaatgattggaaaatgtgttcacagtaaacgtaaaaatttttctgtggaagatcacaatccaaacaacgCATCTTCACCAGATACAAAATATGTGGGGCTGCCAGAATGCAGTCCTTCTAATGATTAAGAAGGGAGAGAAAATTCTGCCCTTCACCTCCTTTGACACCGCAGGTGCATTGTTTTTCATGTAGTGTTGGTTCTACGTGGCAATCCTGTTTTTGCATTTAGCTgtcttggaaaatcaaaatttgcccTCTTTGCTATCAATTGCTTGTTGTAGATACTCTATCtgcattttaaatttcttgtcattAATGTATAAATATTTCTTTCCTCAAGTAAATTTTGACCCAGTCAATTGTTCATGTGCAGTCTGTGGCTTATACAGCTGttcctttttttgttgttgCGGGAATCTGGTTCCTCGTGTTTGGGCTAAGCTTATTCCTCATGTGTCTCTACTTCTGTTGCTGTAGAAGGGCGCCCTATGGATATTCTCGAGCAGCTTATGCCCTCTCACTGATCTTGCTTATACTCTTTACTGTCGTGGCAATGTAAGAACCACCCCTCTCACATTGACACACTTGCTCGTGCTTggacatatttttcaatctctCTATTTTCAGTTCATTGTGATCTTTCATTCGGGAACTGATATGATATTTTGCATTTTCAGTGTAGGATGTATTGTCTTGTATGTTGGCCAGGGAAAATTTCACAGCAGCACATCAAATACTTTGCAATATGTTGTGAATCAGGCTGACACGACTGTGGGGAATCTTAGGAATGTGTCAGGATATCTTTCTGCAGCTAAGCAGGTTCAGGTTGCTCAGGTGCTCCTGCCTGGAAATGTCCAAACCGACATCGATCAGATTCTAACCAAGATAGACTCTTCTGCTAACACCCTTTCTGAGCGAGCAGATAAAAATTCAAAGGATATAAGAGATGCCATAGCTGCGGTGTAAGTCAATAGATTAAAAATATGTGCCTTATCCTGTATGGCCTGGTGTTCCAGATTATAATGCAATGGATAATGCTCATGCAGGAGGTTGGCTCTCATCATTCTCTCAGCTGTTATGCTTCTCATGACATTCCTTGGATTTGGTAAAATTTTGCAATTATCTCAATCCTGATATCAATGTTCTTGTAGAATGTGCCTgttccatattttctttaatcttCTGATTGCTACTTCTTTTGTACTCACTCGGACTTTTTTCCCATTCTTCCAGTATTTTCGATATTCGGCTTGCAGTTTCTTGTTTACATGTGAGTCCAATAGTTATTGTCAAGTGCAGATCTTGTTTCGTCTCCCCTTGGTTATATGTATAGTCATTCTTCTCGTTCTTGCGATTCATTAcctaattttaaaaatactaaTGCCAATTATTCGTTCTTGCAGTCTTGTAATCACTGGATGGATAATGGTCACAGGAACTTTTATATTGTGTGGCATATTTCTTGTTCTCCACAAGTAAGTTTTTAGGAGCATTACTTTGTTTTGTATACTTCTTTTTAACGCTTTCAGTTTCATTCCCGCATCACAGAATATTTTATAAACTCAGGCCATGC
It includes:
- the LOC113704261 gene encoding uncharacterized protein; the protein is MSCLSISRRGSQLFSLVPIFLFLSSASVSFSSGEDAPLFPTSHRMPTSGAFLERNYGVVVSWRAKRFLAENSSTTTGSSGDEEPPLNSSLVLAAKRTYRKDPLDDFNKYSGGWNIRNKHYWASVAYTAVPFFVVAGIWFLVFGLSLFLMCLYFCCCRRAPYGYSRAAYALSLILLILFTVVAIVGCIVLYVGQGKFHSSTSNTLQYVVNQADTTVGNLRNVSGYLSAAKQVQVAQVLLPGNVQTDIDQILTKIDSSANTLSERADKNSKDIRDAIAAVRLALIILSAVMLLMTFLGFVFSIFGLQFLVYILVITGWIMVTGTFILCGIFLVLHNVTTDTCVAMNQWVQNPTAHTSLDDILPCVDNATAQETLSRSKEVTSQLVDVLNQVITNVSNINFSPNFAPLYYNQSGPLLPLLCNSFNPDLSNRTCTAGEVDLDNATQVWGTHVCQVSPNGVCVTTGRLTPSLYGQMAAGINVSFGLYHYGPYLVSLQDCSFVRQTFSDIYTTYCPDLQRYSKWVYIGLVMVAVAVLLSLLFWVIYGRERRHRVYTKEHMPKPIEDYERDKPT